A window of Torulaspora globosa chromosome 8, complete sequence contains these coding sequences:
- the SEC22 gene encoding SNAP receptor SEC22 (ancestral locus Anc_6.62), whose amino-acid sequence MVISRMTPQSADEATLESGNYEIHYLKLSVVVYFVICEKGYPRNLAFSYLNDVAQEFEHSYGLESTKPTVRPYAFVSFDNFLQKTRKTYSDKKVQDNLDQLNQELHGVKQIMSKNIEDLLYRGDSLDKMSDLSASLKESSKKYRKSAQKINFDLLISQYAPIAIVALFFVFLIWWIFLR is encoded by the coding sequence ATGGTAATTTCGCGGATGACGCCACAGTCTGCTGATGAGGCCACGTTGGAAAGCGGCAACTACGAGATTCATTACCTGAAACTCTCTGTAGTGGTCTATTTTGTGATTTGTGAGAAGGGATACCCACGTAATTTGGCGTTCTCGTATCTGAACGATGTGGCACAGGAGTTCGAGCACTCATATGGCCTCGAGAGCACGAAGCCTACCGTGAGACCGTATGCGTTTGTCAGCTTCGACAACTTTTTGCaaaagacaagaaagaCGTACAGCGATAAGAAAGTGCAAGACAACTTGGACCAATTGAATCAGGAGCTCCATGGGGTTAAACAGATTATGTCCAAGAACATTGAGGATTTGCTGTACCGAGGCGACTCCCTGGATAAGATGAGCGATCTGAGTgcatctttgaaggaaagCTCCAAGAAGTACAGGAAGTCCGCCCAGAAGATTAATTTCGATCTGTTGATCAGTCAGTACGCACCAATAGCTATTGTCGCGTTGTTTTTCGTATTCCTGATCTGGTGGATCTTCCTTAGGTAA
- a CDS encoding Zn(II)2Cys6 transcription factor domain-containing protein (ancestral locus Anc_6.60), producing the protein MSEAPRAVKRRRKVVKSCTFCRKRKLKCDHGKPMCNQCLERKLPNCLYTDHFNFQLTTDELFSDSPNVELIRRINELEEKLKDFEGGAVSDGTHSSSTPSSGRSSISTGPRNNPLWAYRTFIQMDGQCIVFGPTSWRTTVVAQGDRFVAEYKKLWDMIMPERCKWMSSSWKTQKMPITPEEECATGALCKELPGYQELRKSVIKYFDDEYHVMFKVLDKEKTLNDLERCFIRSPDDQDRVIDIIAPDGDGNLCKAALILMILCLTKLEGAPPPLFSKFFTSLTALNLSTKLSFVERSQFLLLRFFNNVYYSYVCEEAPQVGGMVAELCECSMNLGLAEANTYYKGKESEVGPLYTLNNAWLWTLYADVLVAFEFGRPLLISDDHFDPETLKLYEQTEEECGGLLRRRRLMLMKFIQVSRYCIMEINSRSSSGNIDVAIEQLIAYIQDNLLPIRCYTSQETIPTVDFFDVTVLAPSLGMLLNFHNIQRTWLNSPLTTVKNGLVKFGLLSLSLSVNTILGILERDAGKDGHRALHFALLLVNPLLMRVLSEMYSAFFYKLSLFEDGLIKSIDWGTCAVELHNLDVPTSEYYSFVGAINMFREMIDELFEPSKAHLQALFFKSHAIATTLALEKVSRTLFDRARESRTKAENYCSFTDEGTISQETLNEMTDIFWSTYDQQSQDLWSMKPQDF; encoded by the coding sequence ATGAGTGAAGCTCCAAGGGCAGtcaagagaaggaggaaggTCGTCAAGTCCTGCACATTCtgcagaaagagaaaattGAAATGTGATCATGGGAAGCCCATGTGCAACCAATGCTTGGAGAGGAAGCTACCCAATTGTCTCTACACGGATCACTTCAATTTCCAGTTAACGACTGACGAGCTGTTTAGCGACTCACCTAACGTCGAGCTCATTCGCAGGATTAACgagctggaggagaaaCTTAAGGACTTTGAAGGTGGCGCAGTGAGTGATGGTACTcattcttcatcgactcCTAGTTCTGGCCGTTCGTCGATATCAACTGGTCCCAGAAACAATCCACTCTGGGCCTATAGGACTTTTATACAGATGGATGGGCAGTGTATTGTTTTCGGACCCACTTCGTGGAGGACAACGGTAGTGGCTCAAGGTGACCGGTTCGTGGCGGAATACAAAAAACTATGGGATATGATTATGCCCGAGAGGTGCAAATGGATGAGCAGTTCGTGGAAGACGCAAAAGATGCCGATAACACCTGAGGAAGAATGTGCGACAGGCGCTCTTTGTAAGGAGTTACCAGGATATCAAGAGCTGCGGAAAAGCGTTATCAAATACTTCGATGACGAGTACCACGTAATGTTTAAGGTGTTGGATAAAGAGAAAACTCTGAATGATTTGGAGCGTTGCTTCATCCGCTCTCCGGATGACCAGGATCGTGTGATAGATATAATTGCACCAGATGGCGATGGTAATCTCTGTAAGGCGGCGCTGATCCTGATGATACTGTGCTTAACGAAACTTGAAGGGGCACCACCGCCTTTATTCAGCAAATTTTTTACATCATTGACCGCGTTAAACTTGTCTACCAAATTAAGTTTCGTCGAGAGATCGCAAtttttgctgctgcgatttttcaacaatGTCTATTACTCGTACGTCTGCGAGGAGGCTCCTCAGGTAGGCGGTATGGTCGCGGAACTGTGTGAGTGTTCGATGAATTTGGGGTTGGCAGAGGCGAATACCTACTACAAGGGCAAAGAGAGTGAAGTTGGGCCGCTTTATACCCTAAATAACGCTTGGTTGTGGACCTTGTACGCGGATGTACTGGTTGCTTTTGAGTTTGGCAGGCCACTTCTCATATCGGATGACCATTTCGACCCTGAGACACTAAAGCTTTATGAGCAGACCGAGGAAGAATGCGGTGGTTTGCTGCGCAGAAGACGCTTAATGCTCATGAAATTCATACAGGTCTCCCGTTATTGTATTATGGAAATCAACTCACGATCAAGTTCTGGTAACATCGATGTGGCGATAGAGCAGCTGATAGCATATATTCAAGACAATCTTTTACCGATACGATGTTACACTTCGCAGGAAACAATTCCAACTGTTGACTTTTTTGATGTCACTGTTTTGGCGCCGAGCCTCGGCATGTTGTTAAACTTTCATAACATTCAGCGAACGTGGTTGAATTCTCCTCTGACTACGGTAAAGAATGGCTTAGTCAAGTTTGGGCTTCTCTCACTATCTTTATCAGTGAACACAATCCTTGGTATTCTCGAAAGGGACGCCGGCAAGGATGGCCATAGGGCGCTGCATTTCGCATTACTGCTAGTAAATCCCTTACTGATGAGGGTGCTTTCTGAGATGTATTCTGCCTTCTTCTATAAACTTTCTCTCTTCGAAGATGGATTGATCAAATCCATCGATTGGGGTACTTGCGCAGTTGAACTTCATAACTTGGATGTGCCGACTTCGGAATACTACTCGTTTGTTGGAGCCATTAATATGTTTAGGGAGATGATTgatgagctctttgaaCCCTCGAAAGCTCACTTGCAAgctttgttcttcaaatcccACGCAATTGCAACCACATTGGCGTTGGAGAAAGTTAGCAGAACTCTTTTTGACAGGGCCCGCGAGTCGAGAACGAAAGCCGAGAATTATTGCAGTTTCACTGATGAAGGAACTATCTCACAGGAGACGTTGAATGAAATGACTGATATATTTTGGAGCACTTACGATCAACAATCTCAGGATCTGTGGTCCATGAAGCCACAAGATTTTTGA